The sequence below is a genomic window from Patescibacteria group bacterium.
GCCCTAATAAGAATCCGAGAGGTCCAAAAAAGCCGATGCCGCCCAAGATAGAAAGTAGAATCAGAAATGGATGGAGCTGTGTTCCTCGTCCAACGAGCTTCGGTCCCAAAAAGTTGTCAACGAGTCCCACGGCTGTCATTCCCCAAAGCAGAAGGCCGACCGCGAAAAACATTTCTCCGCTGAAGTATAGGTAGAGAATCGCCGGAAGAAGCACTAAAGCCGTCCCAATACCGGGGATTAACGCGGTGATTGCCGCAACACTACCCCACAGCGTCGCATTGGGAACTCCGAAGATGGCGAATCCGACCGCGGTTAGTATGCCTTGAATGAACGCCACCATAAGACTCCCTTTGATGACTGAATTAATTGCCAGCGCAAGCTTATTGAAAATTGTTTCATCGTGAATATCTTGCAGGGGGCTTAAAGCGACGACGGCCTCTTTGAGTTTGCGACCATCCTTAAACAGATAATACAGAGCGACGAGGAATATAAAGATTCCAACCATTGCTTTTGCAACATTCGCAAAAAGAGGTCCGAGGTGCTGGAGTAACCAGATTAATCCCTGTTTTAAGTACGGGTTAATATCAATGGAGAATTCTATTGGCACAGGAGAAAATCTCGTGAGGTTCTGCATGGCATCATTCACACCGCGAGAGAGATCCGTTATGTCGTCGCTTTGTGTAAGAAAAGAGTGAAGCTGTGTTGCTTCCTGAAAAATCTGTATGCCTAAAAATGCGAGAGGTACGATAACAACGATAAGAACAGAGATGGTGGCGAGAAGCGCCGCCAGACCCCTTCGCTCGCGCGTAATGGTGAGCGTCTTTTTGTGGAATGGCGCAAAGACGGTTGCAAAAACCATGGCCAAGATAAGCGCATAAAGAAAAGGCTTAAAAATGAAAAGGGCAAGGACAAAAATTCCTGCGAGTAGAATGAGTAAAAAATAAAATTCTGATTTTTGGTG
It includes:
- a CDS encoding AI-2E family transporter, whose protein sequence is MKHQKSEFYFLLILLAGIFVLALFIFKPFLYALILAMVFATVFAPFHKKTLTITRERRGLAALLATISVLIVVIVPLAFLGIQIFQEATQLHSFLTQSDDITDLSRGVNDAMQNLTRFSPVPIEFSIDINPYLKQGLIWLLQHLGPLFANVAKAMVGIFIFLVALYYLFKDGRKLKEAVVALSPLQDIHDETIFNKLALAINSVIKGSLMVAFIQGILTAVGFAIFGVPNATLWGSVAAITALIPGIGTALVLLPAILYLYFSGEMFFAVGLLLWGMTAVGLVDNFLGPKLVGRGTQLHPFLILLSILGGIGFFGPLGFLLGPLVLNLLFTFLEIYIMIHKERESQ